In Deinococcus psychrotolerans, the genomic window CCCGGCCGCCGCGCTTGAATGACCCGGCATTTTTGCGGGCGAGTGCCCGTGTCGGGCGGGTGCTGGGCGGCCACCTGAGCGCTGAAAGCTGGATCAGCGCCCAGCATTTTTCGCCGCTGCTGGCTCACGCGCTCAACACCCACGCGCTGAACGCGGGCCTGAGTCCAAAAGACGCGCCCGCCCTCTACGCGCTGCTTCCGGCCCTGATCGCCGCCGAGGTGTCGCGGCCCGCCGGTGGGATGACGCGCTTGCTCGACGAGTTGCTGCGCTTTTGCCGTGAGCGGGGCGTCACACTGCTAGAACAAACGCCCGTGATCCACTTGGACGCGGCGCGGGGCATTCTCAAATTAGGCAGCGGAACGGCGCGGCATGATTTGATCGTCAGCGCCCTCGATCCGGCGCGGCGGGCCGAGTTGAGCGGGCAGACTAGCAAGCCGCAGGCCCGCACCGTCAGCGGCTTGGCGATCTATGCTGCCTTTGCTGAGCTTGTGCCGTTGCCCGCCACCAGCATCATTGCGCCGTCCAATTTTCAAACCTTCCGGCGGGCCGTGCAGGCCCAAGCGCTGCCGCCTGACACCTTGGCGCTCGTTCACGCTGATGGCCGTAAATTGGCGCTGCTGCTCACCGTTCCCGCGTCGGGGCAAGCGCTCAACCTCACTCAGCCCTGGGTACGCGGGCAAATAGAGCGGGTTGAAAGGGTCTTGGGCGTGCCAAATTTCCTCCGCAAGGCGCTGGACATTCAGGCGCTTGATCCAGTCCATTACGCCGCACTCGGCACGGCGGGAGGCGCGATCTACGGCGCGGCGTATCCGGCGTGGCGCAGCGGGCCGTTTCATCCTCAGCCGTACCGCGTGTCGGCCAAGCTCTGGCAAGTCGGTACGGCGGTGCATCCGGGCGGCGGCATTCCGGCGATTCTGGGCGGAGCTTTGATCGTCTCCAAGCTGATTCAGCAAGCCTAGCAGCTCTCCAACCACCCACTTTTGCCTTCCCACACGCCAAGCTGGGAAAGTACAAACCGCGTCGGCCAAAACAGAACAGAAGTCCCAGTCGTAGAGAACACCGGAGGCATTGACCAAAAGTCACCCCGCACAGTCACAGTAACGAGCGCAGCGATCAGCTCCCTCCTTCCCAACGGGGAGAGGACTGGGAGTGGGGGAAAACGAACCCACAACCCAGCCCCCCAAACCAAAAAGCAGGGCGGGCGTCTTCTCCAGACACCCGCCCTGCTCAATAGTTTTTAGCGCTTAACGGCGATCCCGCCGCTCGCTGCTGCCGCTGCGCTCGGGGCCGCTGGGAACAAACTCGCGGCTGCCGAAATCTTCACGGCTGCTGCTGCTGCGGCCACGGAAATTGCTCCCGCCGCTGCCGCCGCCATTGCCACCACGGTCGTTACTGAAACGGCTTCCGCCGCCGCCGCCACCCTGACGGCTTCCGCCACGGTAACCGCCACCGCTGCGGCTGTCGCTGAAACGCTCACGCTGCGGGGCGTCGGTGAGTTCGGGCAACTCGTCCGGCACGCTGACTTCGATCTGGTCATCGAGGGGCGAAGCGGCCAGCAACTTGGCAACCAGTTCGCTGGGCAAGTCAGCCACCGCGCCGTCTTGGAACAAACGCACTTTGCCCAGGGCGCGGCTGTCGATGTCGGTGCTGCGGGCAATCAGAGCGACTGTGCGGGCCACGCTGAGACGCTGACCACGCAGCATCACAGTAATTTGGCCTTCTTCGCCGCTGAGCAGGCTCACGCTGCGGGCAGCCGTCACCGCTCCGGCGATGCGGGCCAGAGCGCGGGCCAGACCCTCGATGCCCAGTTCGCTGAAGAGGCGCTCGGCTGCTTGCTGGAAAGGCTCGGCAAATTCGGAGTCCACCTTGCGAACCTGATCGGCAGCGGTGCTGGCCGAAGCGTCACGGACTTCTTTGGGGGTGGGGTGCAGGCGCTCTTGGAAGTGAACGCCGGTGGCGTGCTCCAAGTTGCGCAGGTCACGCTGCTCGCGGTCGCCGTACATCACGATGGCAGTGCCGGTGCGCCCAGCGCGGCCCGTCCGGCCCGAGCGGTGAACGTAGCTTTCGTGGTCTTGCGGCAAGTGGTACTGCACCACCAAATCCACTTCAGGAATGTCGAGGCCACGGGCGGCCACGTCGGTGGCGACCAGCACACGCACCCGTCCGGCGCGGAAAGCACCGAGGGCGCGTTCACGCTGGCTCTGGGCGAGGTCGCCGTGAAGCGCTTCGGCTTCCAGGCCACGATGGATGAGTTCCATCGCCAGTTCGTCCACTTCACGCTTGGTGCGGGTAAAGATAATGGCGCGTTCGGGGTTGTAGACGGTCAGCAAGTCGGCCAGCAAGCGGGTGCGGGTGCGCCCCACACGGATCTTGAGGTGCTCGACGCTCACGGCAGCCTGGCTCTTACCTTCGCCGACCAGATCCACCGTCACCGGATCGTTCTGGTACTGCTTGGCGATGCGCAAGATGTCGCGGGTCAGCGTGGCGCTGAACAGCATGGTCTGGCGCTCAGGAGGGGTGGCCTTGAGGATTTCTTCGATGGCGTCGGCAAACCCTACGCTGAGCATTTCATCGGCTTCGTCGAGTACCACGAACTGCACCGCGTCGAGCATCAGGTTGCGGCGCTCGATATGGTCGATGATGCGTCCGGGGGTGCCCACGACGATGTCCACGCCGCGAGAGAGGGCCTTTTCTTGGGGGCCGTAAGCCGCGCCGCCGTAGATGGTCAAGACTTCCAAGTTGCCCGAGGCTTTGTTGAAATGCTCGGCGACTTGCTTGGCCAGTTCGCGGGTCGGGGCCATGATCAGGGCGCGGGGCGTGCGGCCACGCTCACGGCTGGGCTCCAAGCTCTGGATGATCGGCAGCGCGAAAGCCAGCGTCTTGCCGGTGCCGGTGCGGGCGCGGCCGATCAAGTCACGGCCGGCCAAGGTGTGCGGCAGGCTCTCGACTTGAATAGGAGTGGCTTCGGTGATGCCCTGGGCTTCAAGGCGTGCGGCAAGTTCGGGGTTGATCAGTTCACTAAATAACATTGAGTACCTTTGCCGGGGTTTTTTGCACGCTCGCCGGTGAAAGCCTCATTCATGCCGCATTTAGGAGTCATCTCACTCATCTCCAACCTTGCATGTCAAAGCTTTTTTGTCCGGTGCAACAACCCTGCCACCTAATTTAATCTACCTGCCTGCCTTTTTGGTTCTAACACACGGTGAAGGCGTTGCAGGCGGTTCGTGGCATTCTCGGCCCGGTCAGTCACCCGCAAGCACGGGGACGGACACTAAGGGTAAACTATACACTAAAAATCAGCGGCGTGTGTGATGTTTGTCCCGCCGGGGGCAACACTGCCGCTCCTTGGCATCTGCCAACTCACTCTTTTTTGAGCAATACACTTTTAAGGTACAAACTTTCCGGCACTGCCAACATGTAAGGATGGTCGGCGGGTTGGTAAGTGATGGCCACGACCTGAGCGGCGGCCTCAGCTTCACCTGCCGCGACACGGGCGGCGTCCAAGAGATCATCGACACGCAAATAATGGGCGCAGGTGGAGATCAGCAGGTGGCCGCCGGGGTTGAGCATCTTCAGGGCGCTGGTGGCCGCCGCCGTGAAGATCCGTTTGGCGTTGGGGACGTCGTCACGGCGCTTGGCGAGGGTGGGCGGGTCGAGCACCACGGCGTCGAAGCGCCGCTTTTCGCGCTCAAGCTGCGACAAGACCTCCAGCGCGTCGCCCAGCCTCGCGCCCGCTTTGAGTTTGTTGGCGCGGGCCACCGCTTCCAGCGTGGCGAGGGCGGCAACGTCTTTGTCTACCGCCAGCGTGGTCGCGCCCCGCTTGGCCGCCTGCAAGCTGAAGCCCCCGGTATAGGAATAGACGTCCAAAAAATTCTGACCGGGCCGCACCAGCTCGGCCATCATCCGGCGGTTGTCGCGCTGATCGAGAAAAAAGCCGGTTTTCTGGGCGGTTTTCCACTCGAAAAACAGCTCCAAATCATCTTCTACAAAGCGCACCCGTGCTGGAACTTCGCCCCACAGTTCGCCGGTTTTGAGATCAAGTCCCTCGCGGCGGCGCTCGCCGGTATCACTGCGCTCGTAAGCCGCCGCCGCGCCGGTTTCTTTTTTGAGGGCGCTGAGAATCAAATCGCGGTGGCGCTCGGTGCCCGCGTTGCGCAGCTGCACCGCCAAGACCCCGCCAGATGAGGAATTGCCGAATTGATCGGCCACCACGCCCGGTAGGCCGTCGGCCTCGGCGTGAATGACTCTCAGGGCGTCGGTGCGGTGAATCTGGTTTTCGCGCCGCTGGAGGGCTTCCCGAATGCGCCTGCGGTAAAACGCTTCGTTGATGTCCTCGCGCTGCAAGGTCAGCATCCTCAGCGGCGTCGCGCCAGCGGCATTGAAGTAACCACGCCCCACGAACCGGCCTTCTTCGGTGAGGACGTCCACCACTTCGCCTGCCGTTATTCCAGCATCGGCGCTGGCAATATCGCCGGTGTGACCGAAAGGGTACCGGCCACGCAGACGGCGCAGCGCTTGGGTTTTGATCTTCACATTCATGCTGAAAGTATTCCACGCCGAGAAACGCAGTGGGCTGTGGGCGCTGGCAATAGGAGATTTATTACGTCTGGCACGCCAATTGCCGGATTGCTGTGAGAAGCAGTCCTTTAAGCTGAGCGCCATGAAGACTTTTACCCTGCTGGCCGCTCTCTCCGCAGCCCTCTGCGCCTGCGGGATGGTGCCGCTGCCCGCCGCCAGTATTCCCGACCAGACCTTGACTTTGCCGCCCAGCGCGGGCTTTGAAAGTTACGTCGCCTATGACGGCAGCGACGCCTTTTCTGGCACTTCCATTCCAGGCATCCTGAGCAACGTCAGCGTCAGCGGCCAAGTCATGTACGCGGGCGCGGGCGACCTTCAGCGGGTGGCGGTGTACCTGCGCAGCAGTCTGCCGAGCTGCAACGCCGTACCCAGCAGTAAGGCCCAAATCTGCGACGCCAGCGGCGAGATTAGCCAAAAAGTCGGCACTTTAACGGTGCAAAACGGTGTGGTCACCGGCTTTAGCTTGTCGGGCAGCGCCCTCGACCGGGCCGCCAAAGCCGGGCACGGGTACTTCGGCGTTCAGGCTACGCAGGGCCAGAGTATGGCGGGCGACAGCTTGAAACTCACGGCTATGAAAGCCAGCGCCAAGCTCTGAGGGCGGAGAAAACGTCGGCAGGCAGCGGCATGAACCTGCTTTTTAAACCGGCCCGTGCGAAATCTGCTGGGAGCGCGGCCCCGCCTGCCCTTGCTGCCGGCTGAGTTCGCACAGCACCTCGGCGGCGTGGCGGTTTGGTTTGACGCCGCGCCACACGTAAGCGACCCGGCCTGCTGGATCAATCAAAAAAGTGCGGCGCTGGTTGAAGCCCAGCAGGCCCAGAGCGCCGCCCAGCACGCCGTAAGCCTTGCCAATACGGCGCTGAGCATCCGGCAGCAGGGGAAAACTCAACTGACAGGTCTGGCGCAGCAACGCTTGACTGGCCTCGGTATCGCTGCTCACGCCGATGACTTGAGCGCCCAATTGCTGAAAGTCACGCTGCACCGCTTCAAATTGCTGAGCTTCTAGGCGGCCCGCTGGGGTCAGCGCTCCCGAGAAAAAGAACAGCGCCACCCACTCTCCCCGCAGCTCCCGCAGGGCGACGCGCCGCCCATCGTCACTTCTGGCCTCAAACAAGGGAGCCGCTTGGCCGGAACGTAAAGACATGGAGCCAGTATGCGCGGCCAGCCGTCTTAAGGGCAAGAGACGGGCAAGACCGGCGCGGCCGCCCTATCATGCAGCGCAGATGCCCGCCTCTGTTTTCGCGCCGCTGCTCACACCACTGCGCCGGTATGCTGCGCCGGACGTACCACCGCTTGTCGTTGGAGTATCCGGCGGGGCCGATAGCGTGGCGCTGCTCCGGGCGCTGCTAATGCTCGGCATCAAGCCGGTGGTGGCCCATTTGGATCACCAACTTCGGCCCGAATCCGAACGGGACGCCGAGTGGGTACGTCAACTGTGCGCGGGCTTGGGCGCAGAGTACGTTACCCAAACGGCTCCAGTGGCCCGCGTAGCCGCCGAGCGCGGCTGGACGACCGAGGAAGCGGCGCGGCGGCTGCGTTACGCTTTTTTGGCACGCACCGCCAAGCAGCGCGGCGCACAGCTCATCTTGACGGCCCACACCCAAAATGACCAAGCCGAAACGGTGCTGTGGCAACTGCTGCGCGGCGAAGCGGTGTTGAGCGGCATCGCGTCCGAGCGCGGCCCCCTTCATCGCCCCTGGCTGGGAGTCAGCCGGGCGCAGCTCACGGCGGCGCTGAGCGAGTGGCAGCAGCCTTGGCTGGAAGACGCCAGCAACGCGGATACCCGCTACACCCGCAATTGGCTGCGGGCCGAGGTGCTGCCGCTGCTGCGCTCCCGCTTTTCGGCACTGGACGCCAGCCTCAGCCGCTTGGCCCGCTTTCAGGCCCAAGACGACGACGCCTTACAAGCCGCCTCACGGTTCAGCTCGCACGCGCCGCAGCGGGGCCAGCCGCCGGCCCTGCTGCGGCGGGCCGTGCGCCGCGAATTGCAAGCGGCTGGCCTGACCTTTCACGCTGAACATCTGGAGCAGCTCGCCGCCGCGCTGAGCGCCGGAGACACCCAGCATCTCACCTTGCCCGGAGGCCGGGCTGCGAGCGTCACAGGCGGGCCTTTTCCGACGTTACAGCTCCCCAATTCACTTCAACCGTGGCCGCAGCCGAGCTTCACCCCGCCGCCGAGTTGGACGCTACGCCACCGTCAAACCGCAGACCGAATGCGCCTTGAAGGCGGCACCCGCAAACTCAGCGACATCTTGACCGATTTGAAAGTTCCCAGAGCCGAGCGCGGCGCGGTGTGGCTGCTGGCCGACGAGGACGGCGTGCAGTGGCTCGGCACGCTGCCGCCGCTGTGGGCACAGGGCGCTCGGGAGCAGGTTCAAGTTCTTGACCCCGCTGACTTTGCTCCCGATTCAGATCCCGATACTTACTTCATGGGCGAGGCACTTGAACTCGCCCGCGCCGCTGCCGAGGCGGGCGAAGTGCCGGTGGGCGCGGTGGTGGTCAGCGGCGGGGCCACTATCGCGCGTGCGGCCAACCGCAGCCGCGAACTCGGCGACATGACCCGCCACGCCGAGCTGGACGCTTTGCGGCTGGCGGCTCAGGTGGTGGGGCCGTATTTAACTGCCTGCACCTTGTACGTCACCTTGGAGCCCTGCCCGATGTGCCTCGGCGCAATGCTGGAGGCCCGGCTGGGGCGGGTGGTCTACGCCGCCAGCAACCCGCGTGCCGGAGCACTGGGGGGAGTCTGCGACGTGTTGGCCCAGACTTGGGGCCACACCCTCGCGGTGACGCCGGGCGTGCGGGCTTCTCAAGCGGCGCGGCTGCTCAAGACCTCTTTTCGCGAGTTCCGCTCAGCACGCTCTCCAAAATAACGGCTTCTCCGGACGGCGCGGCTCATCCTTGGAAGGGTCAGCACCGTTCGGCAGAATGCCAATCTGAACTTTTGCTGAAGGGGTGCTAAACTCTAAGCTGTGTCTGCTCCGTCTGCGGTTTCCACTTCTGCTCCTCCAGCGTTTTCTGTGCCTATCCTCTCGGCGGCTTTCATTGCGGCGGGCCTGGTCGCTTACGGCGTCGTGCTGCAAAACACTTCGGTGATCGTCGGGATGACGGTGCTGTGTGCGGCCCTGACTCAGCGTCTGGGCGGCCTGTGGCGCTGGATGCCGATTGTCATCTATGCGCTGGCCTTTACCGCTTCTCTCATTTTCTACAACACCGCGCCTGGGCCGTGGAGCTTAGTCGGCGCACTGGCGCTCATCTTGGGCCTCGGTCTGCTCTCGATTCGCGAAAGCTCCACGGCCCGGGAAACCGAGTGGCTGCACAACACCGTCAAAGCGCTGGAAGAAGGCAGCGTCAAGTTGGGCGAGGCCAGAGACGCCGAAGCCATTATTCGGGCGGGCATCGCCATTTTGCAAAACCTGCGGGTGGCTCCTCACTTTGCGGTGGTGGCGTACCGGCGCGGCACCCCGATGATTTTGGCGGCGCGGGGAGCCTTCGAGCCGTTTATCGAGCAGCCGATTGTGCCGAGCGACAACGACAGCCGCAGCGTGCAGGCCGATCACTGGGTCGCCGAGGAAGTGCTGGCCCTGCTCAAGCGCCCGCAGCGCAAAACGCAGTTGGTGGTCAACATTTATGGCCGCGCCACCCAGCACCTCGGCCTCATTTTGCTGACCCGAGAAGACCGCGAGTTCGAAGCCGACGAAAAGTCAGTGGTCGAATCGTTTGCCCGCTTTCTGGGCGCACAGCTCGGTCAGGTCTACGCTATCCGCGAACTGCGCGACGCCAACGACTTGACCCTCAAAGCTCTAGGCTCTGCGCTTGAGCGCCGTGACGACGATACCGGCGGCCACACCCAGCGGGTGATGACCTTGTCGCTGCGCCTCGCGGCCCGCCTCGGCTGGGATGACGAGCGCCTCAAAGCAGTGCGCTGGGGCGCGTATCTGCACGATCTGGGCAAAATCGCCGTGCCGGATTCGATTTTGCACAAACGCGGGCCGCTGGACGCCAACGAGCGGGCCTCGATGCAGCGCCACGCCACCCTCGGCTACGACATGCTGCAAGACCTTCACTTCCTGCCTGCTGAGACACTCGATCTGGTGCGCCACCACCACGAGCGCTGGGACGGCGGCGGGTATCCCAGCGGCCTACGCGGTCAGGACATCCCCGACACCGCCCGGCTGTTTTCGATCATCGACGTGTACGACGCGCTGGTCAACGCCCGCCCCTACAAGCCTGCTTGGAGCCGTGAACGCGCCCTCCAAGAGCTGCGCAGCCAAACCGGCAGCCAGTTCGACCCGCAATTTATGGACGCTTTCCTGCGAATGATGTCCGAGCAAGACGACGCCAAATTGGTGCGCTGACTTTCATTTTCT contains:
- a CDS encoding HD-GYP domain-containing protein — encoded protein: MSAPSAVSTSAPPAFSVPILSAAFIAAGLVAYGVVLQNTSVIVGMTVLCAALTQRLGGLWRWMPIVIYALAFTASLIFYNTAPGPWSLVGALALILGLGLLSIRESSTARETEWLHNTVKALEEGSVKLGEARDAEAIIRAGIAILQNLRVAPHFAVVAYRRGTPMILAARGAFEPFIEQPIVPSDNDSRSVQADHWVAEEVLALLKRPQRKTQLVVNIYGRATQHLGLILLTREDREFEADEKSVVESFARFLGAQLGQVYAIRELRDANDLTLKALGSALERRDDDTGGHTQRVMTLSLRLAARLGWDDERLKAVRWGAYLHDLGKIAVPDSILHKRGPLDANERASMQRHATLGYDMLQDLHFLPAETLDLVRHHHERWDGGGYPSGLRGQDIPDTARLFSIIDVYDALVNARPYKPAWSRERALQELRSQTGSQFDPQFMDAFLRMMSEQDDAKLVR
- a CDS encoding phytoene desaturase family protein, whose protein sequence is MGQTTYRQQPERSIGVLGGGLAGLSLAALLAEAGHSVTVYEAGEFGGKLSRLSVGGLAFGTGPSLFTFPGVWRHYLAALNEPDSLDLQPLEGGLGLHHTPFGAVALPVPPDHPLSGEWQRYLARVGPIQAEVETLLTRPPRLNDPAFLRASARVGRVLGGHLSAESWISAQHFSPLLAHALNTHALNAGLSPKDAPALYALLPALIAAEVSRPAGGMTRLLDELLRFCRERGVTLLEQTPVIHLDAARGILKLGSGTARHDLIVSALDPARRAELSGQTSKPQARTVSGLAIYAAFAELVPLPATSIIAPSNFQTFRRAVQAQALPPDTLALVHADGRKLALLLTVPASGQALNLTQPWVRGQIERVERVLGVPNFLRKALDIQALDPVHYAALGTAGGAIYGAAYPAWRSGPFHPQPYRVSAKLWQVGTAVHPGGGIPAILGGALIVSKLIQQA
- a CDS encoding peroxiredoxin translates to MSLRSGQAAPLFEARSDDGRRVALRELRGEWVALFFFSGALTPAGRLEAQQFEAVQRDFQQLGAQVIGVSSDTEASQALLRQTCQLSFPLLPDAQRRIGKAYGVLGGALGLLGFNQRRTFLIDPAGRVAYVWRGVKPNRHAAEVLCELSRQQGQAGPRSQQISHGPV
- the tilS gene encoding tRNA lysidine(34) synthetase TilS, translated to MPASVFAPLLTPLRRYAAPDVPPLVVGVSGGADSVALLRALLMLGIKPVVAHLDHQLRPESERDAEWVRQLCAGLGAEYVTQTAPVARVAAERGWTTEEAARRLRYAFLARTAKQRGAQLILTAHTQNDQAETVLWQLLRGEAVLSGIASERGPLHRPWLGVSRAQLTAALSEWQQPWLEDASNADTRYTRNWLRAEVLPLLRSRFSALDASLSRLARFQAQDDDALQAASRFSSHAPQRGQPPALLRRAVRRELQAAGLTFHAEHLEQLAAALSAGDTQHLTLPGGRAASVTGGPFPTLQLPNSLQPWPQPSFTPPPSWTLRHRQTADRMRLEGGTRKLSDILTDLKVPRAERGAVWLLADEDGVQWLGTLPPLWAQGAREQVQVLDPADFAPDSDPDTYFMGEALELARAAAEAGEVPVGAVVVSGGATIARAANRSRELGDMTRHAELDALRLAAQVVGPYLTACTLYVTLEPCPMCLGAMLEARLGRVVYAASNPRAGALGGVCDVLAQTWGHTLAVTPGVRASQAARLLKTSFREFRSARSPK
- a CDS encoding class I SAM-dependent rRNA methyltransferase, whose protein sequence is MNVKIKTQALRRLRGRYPFGHTGDIASADAGITAGEVVDVLTEEGRFVGRGYFNAAGATPLRMLTLQREDINEAFYRRRIREALQRRENQIHRTDALRVIHAEADGLPGVVADQFGNSSSGGVLAVQLRNAGTERHRDLILSALKKETGAAAAYERSDTGERRREGLDLKTGELWGEVPARVRFVEDDLELFFEWKTAQKTGFFLDQRDNRRMMAELVRPGQNFLDVYSYTGGFSLQAAKRGATTLAVDKDVAALATLEAVARANKLKAGARLGDALEVLSQLEREKRRFDAVVLDPPTLAKRRDDVPNAKRIFTAAATSALKMLNPGGHLLISTCAHYLRVDDLLDAARVAAGEAEAAAQVVAITYQPADHPYMLAVPESLYLKSVLLKKE
- a CDS encoding DEAD/DEAH box helicase, producing MLFSELINPELAARLEAQGITEATPIQVESLPHTLAGRDLIGRARTGTGKTLAFALPIIQSLEPSRERGRTPRALIMAPTRELAKQVAEHFNKASGNLEVLTIYGGAAYGPQEKALSRGVDIVVGTPGRIIDHIERRNLMLDAVQFVVLDEADEMLSVGFADAIEEILKATPPERQTMLFSATLTRDILRIAKQYQNDPVTVDLVGEGKSQAAVSVEHLKIRVGRTRTRLLADLLTVYNPERAIIFTRTKREVDELAMELIHRGLEAEALHGDLAQSQRERALGAFRAGRVRVLVATDVAARGLDIPEVDLVVQYHLPQDHESYVHRSGRTGRAGRTGTAIVMYGDREQRDLRNLEHATGVHFQERLHPTPKEVRDASASTAADQVRKVDSEFAEPFQQAAERLFSELGIEGLARALARIAGAVTAARSVSLLSGEEGQITVMLRGQRLSVARTVALIARSTDIDSRALGKVRLFQDGAVADLPSELVAKLLAASPLDDQIEVSVPDELPELTDAPQRERFSDSRSGGGYRGGSRQGGGGGGSRFSNDRGGNGGGSGGSNFRGRSSSSREDFGSREFVPSGPERSGSSERRDRR